One genomic window of Stigmatopora nigra isolate UIUO_SnigA chromosome 13, RoL_Snig_1.1, whole genome shotgun sequence includes the following:
- the hltf gene encoding helicase-like transcription factor isoform X7 yields the protein MNFRRSWFGWDRYRAAELFTDRTDQNNSRSQAIMSAAASEEMDANGNVLLGQIQGTVVGLKYYSGAVNQGETVGLLREPHNPFDSNSVMVSNVYGAQVGHIKRELAAAMSHVMDNKLAKVDGVVHSGTKNKYSIPVILSFWGKNENKGVVTQFLARHGFKLNTGASQKLYNTGVASKKRRVTIPLTLKNAFDNLFEGLLESKDGEKEAADSVVTPLMPHQRQALTWMCARENKSELPPFWEKHGDLYYNSLTCFWVKEAPEKVLGGILADDMGLGKTLTTIALILSNFRDGKPLPVFDRDDSCATLKGEDAGPSGGAAHRLLSAQTQECYVTDTAKLPNKISGRRNTRATKRKHAEASQFLEDADFGIRGPPISNSIKRKKKKKAVNSLAVDNYADEAPVETLSAGATLIVCPVSVLSNWLDQFEEHVRADVKLKVYMYHGPDRNRNTVFLSSQDVVLTTYNVLSADFAKEGRSPLHEINWLRVVLDEGHVVRNPNTQMSKSVLDLRAERRWILSAVLCRVFFDLLDTPTQSGLLHLGGGTPVQNSVKDLWMLLAFLRLKPLDVREWWNRAIQGPVMQGDKTGLKNLQTLVDCITLRRTKDSELDGRPLVTLPEKSVCVEQVELSAVEREEYEQARNEGRRTISRYVAEGTVLRNYADVLAILMRLRQHCCHPDLLANTAVDAVHSGGANTPTELRERLVEKLREVLASGSDEECSVCLHSVRMPVITHCAHVYCRPCIAQVIGTEQESARCPLCRSDIKIGELVEFPQEEAGEERQGRTPGKWRTSSKILALINKLQRLQWEDGSAKCLVVSQFTRFLTILEKPLREHGFRFVRLDGTMSQKKRTQVIQEFQSAAHYSPTIMLLSLKAGGVGLNLTAASHVFLMDPAWNPATEEQCIDRCHRLGQKRKVVVTKFIVKDSVEENMVKIQKKKQDLVKAALGSDHKISRINDIKALMEL from the exons ATGAATTTCCGTAGGAGCTGGTTCGGGTGGGACAGGTACAGGGCGGCGGAACTCTTCACCGACCGGACGGACCAGAACAACAGTCGCTCCCAGGCCATCAtgtccgccgccgcctccgagGAGATGGACGCCAACGGCAACGTGTTGTTGGGACAGATTCAGGGCACCGTAGTGGGCCTCAAATATTACAGTGGGGCG GTGAACCAAGGAGAAACGGTGGGCCTGCTTCGAGAGCCCCACAATCCATTTGACAGCAATTCCGTCATGGTCTCCAACGTCTACGGCGCCCAAGTCGGCCATATCAAGAGGGAGCTCGCGGCGGCCATGTCACACGTCATGGACAACAAGCTGGCTAAAGTGGACGG AGTGGTGCATTCTgggacaaaaaacaaatattccatACCtgtgattttgtcattttgggggaagaatgaaaacaaaggcGTGGTCACTCAGTTTTTGGCACGCCATGGCTTTAAACTTAACACAG GGGCCAGTCAGAAGTTGTACAACACTGGGGTGGCATCTAAAAAAAGACGAGTCACCATTCCACTCACG CTAAAGAATGCTTTTGACAACCTATTTGAAGGCCTACTGGAGAGTAAAGATGGAGAAAAGGAAGCAGCTGAT tCTGTGGTCACCCCTTTAATGCCACACCAGCGGCAGGCGTTGACATGGATGTGCGCCCGGGAGAACAAGTCGGAGCTGCCGCCCTTCTGGGAAAAACATGGAGATCTCTACTACAACAGCCTGACATGCTTTTGGGTCAAGGAAGCACCCGAGAAGGTCCTCGGTGGGATTCTGGCAGACGACATGGGACTG GGCAAAACACTGACAACCATCGCACTGATCCTCAGCAACTTCCGCGACGGAAAGCCGCTGCCCGTCTTCGACCGC GACGATTCCTGCGCAACTCTGAAAG GCGAAGACGCCGGACCGAGCGGCGGGGCGGCTCACCGTTTGCTGTCAGCACA GACCCAAGAATGTTACGTCACAGACACGGCAAAGCTGCCAAACAAAA TTTCAGGCAGAAGAAATACAAGAGCCACCAAGCGAAAACACG CAGAGGCATCGCAGTTCCTGGAAGATGCCGACTTTGGGATACGCGGACCTCCGATTTCCAATTCCatcaagaggaagaagaaaaagaaggccGTCAACTCCTTGG CCGTGGACAACTACGCCGACGAGGCCCCCGTCGAGACTTTATCGGCAGGTGCAACTCTCATCGTGTGCCCGGTCTCCGTGCTCAGCAATTGGCTG GACCAGTTCGAGGAGCACGTGCGAGCAGACGTAAAGCTGAAAGTGTACATGTACCACGGACCCGACCGCAACAGGAACACGGTTTTCCTCTCATCTCAGGATGTGGTGCTCACCACTTATAACGTGCTTTCCGCGGACTTTGCC AAAGAGGGTAGGAGTCCTCTTCATGAGATTAACTGGTTAAGGGTGGTGCTGGACGAAGGTCACGTGGTCCGGAATCCCAACACGCAGATGAGCAAGTCCGTGCTAGACCTCAGAGCCGAACGCCGTTGGATTCTGTCTG CTGTTCTTTGCCGAGTATTCTTTGACTTGCTAGACACGCCAACCCAATCTGGATTATTGCACCTCGGCGGAG GCACGCCCGTCCAGAACAGCGTCAAGGACCTGTGGATGCTGCTAGCCTTCCTGCGTCTCAAGCCGTTGGACGTCAGGGAGTGGTGGAATCGGGCCATCCAAGGGCCTGTCATGCAAGGAGACAAAACCGGACTAAA GAACCTCCAAACGTTGGTCGACTGCATCACGCTTCGACGCACAAAAGACAGCGAGCTGGACGGACGCCCCTTGGTCACGCTGCCCGAAAAGAGCGTCTGCGTGGAGCAGGTGGAGTTGAGCGCCGTGGAGCGCGAGGAGTACGAACAGGCGCGCAACGAAGGGAGACGGACCATAAGCAG ATATGTTGCCGAAGGCACAGTTTTGAGAAATTACGCCGACGTCTTGGCTATCTTGATGAGGCTACGACAGCACTGCTGTCATCCTGACCTGCTGGCCAACACCGCTGTGGATGCAG TCCACTCAGGTGGGGCGAACACGCCGACAGAGCTTCGCGAACGCCTGGTGGAGAAACTGCGAGAGGTCCTGGCCAGCGGCTCCGACGAGGAATGCTCGGTGTGCCTGCACTCGGTGCGAATGCCCGTCATCACGCACTGCGCCCACGTCTACTGTCGGCCATGCATCGCGCAGGTCATCGGCACCGAGCAG GAGAGCGCGCGTTGCCCTTTGTGTCGGAGTGACATCAAAATCGGAGAGCTGGTGGAGTTCCCGCAGGAGGAAGCGGGAGAAGAGAGGCAAGGAAGGACTCCTGGGAAGTGGAGGACCAGCTCCAAG atCCTAGCCCTGATCAACAAGCTCCAACGTCTGCAGTGGGAGGACGGCAGCGCCAAGTGTCTGGTGGTCTCACAATTCACTCGCTTCCTCACCATCTTGGAAAAGCCACTCAG AGAACACGGCTTTAGGTTCGTGCGCCTGGACGGCACCATGAGCCAAAAGAAGCGCACTCAAGTCATTCAAGAGTTCCAGAGCGCCGCCCACTACAGCCCGACCATCATGCTGCTCTCACTCAAAGCCGGTGGGGTCGGTCTCAACCTCACGGCCGCCTCCCACGTCTTCCTCATGGACCCG GCATGGAACCCAGCTACTGAGGAACAGTGCATCGACCGTTGTCATCGTCTCGGCCAGAAGCGAAAAGTCGTTGTTACTAAG TTCATCGTGAAAGACTCAGTCGAGGAGAACATGGTGAAGATCCAAAAGAAGAAGCAAGACCTAGTGAAAGCAGCCTTAGGTTCCGACCACAAGATCTCCCGCATCAACGACATCAAAGCTCTCATGGAATTATAA